ACGGACTTTGCACATTTTCGTAAGTCAGCATTTCCCAGAAGTTTAATGCCACACATTGTGTAAGGTCGAGTACCtaccaattttaaaatatcagtgACAACAGGACCTTTGTGACCAGTGAATATCGTTTCCATTGTCTATTTAGGTATTTCGAAGAAATATCGATCGATATAGTaataatcgttcgttcgttcgttcgtttcagccaaatgacgtcgcgtccacagctggacaaaggcctcccctaaggttcTCCTGCGCTgaccgcatccaggttcttccggcgacctttaccagatcgtcggtccacctagtagaaggcctgcccacgctacacgtcttccagcccgtgattgccattcgagaacttttctgccccaacggccatcgtctctacgagctatgtgccccgcccactgccacttgattttagcaattctgcgatctatgtcggtcactttggctCTCCTGCggatactaataatataaatgcgaaagtaattaCGTCTGTTACCTTTTCACGCCACTGAACCGATTCAGATGAAATTCGgtttagatacctacttataagtATACATAGATAGTTTGGGACCCTGCCTGTGAAGACATTATAATCCCGATTTTGGAAAGGGGTCATGCACGCGTGCGATAGACAACTGTTTTCGTCATGCGGGCAAAGTTGTGGACAAAAGCTAGTATCTTTTATGactgtactagcttttgcccgcggcttcactcgcgtaAAATTTAGTctatcacagatcgtcataaattatagtctataatatctactttcgcatttataatattagtaagatgtgAACCGAACCGGATGAGGTATTCGACTCGATCGACGCGACATTATCACGTCAACGACTATTTAAATAGATATAATAGAGTACCTACACAAAATTATTTGCACTGTACTTCACCAAAATGTGCATTAACAATGGAAACGCACAATATTACGCACATTATTACGGCTGAATTAAATAAGCTTACATTTAttcatgaaataataattatttaaattcgaTTTCGGTCACTTaacgtttgattgtgtagacttCGGCAAATTAATAAGACATTTTCCATTGGCCGGTTCAGAGCTGTGCTTACAAGTTGATTGTGCTCAGGATTTTGGCCAAGATAAAATATGTCGGTAATTTTAAAAGGTGCTGTTAAATTATACTATTATCTAAATGAAGAAATTGCAGGTTAGTACAATACAAATTAAGAAACCAATCTCTATTATTTGATAGGGACAGTTTGGTCTAACTATTCACGTGATTCAATGAAGTCTAAAAGACAGTTCAGTATTtggatttgaataataaaattaatcatttaatGAGCCTTTGTCGTATTTGTGTACCTAGATCCAAGGACACAAAACTGGTACCTAATGCGTACTCCGTGGCCAGGGCTGGCCCTGATGATTTTGTACCTGCTGACTGTATTCAAATGGCTGCCCAAGTACATGAGCAGTCGACCAGCGTACGACCTGCGGCCAGTTATAGCAGTCTACAACATTATACAAATCATCGGGTGTTCCTATGTCGTCTACCAAGTAAGTTTATAGTTTCTAACGATCTGAGTTGCGGACGAGCGCGGAGCGttgtaaaaaatattcttcTCATTTAGCTCATGGACTACAGATTTTTTCACGCTTGTCCATaagtgaactggatgcgtgtggccagggacagaagtcggtggaggattgaagaggaggcctatgttcgaaccCCCTAAAGGCTGCTATAGATAGATAGAGACTTTTTGGAAGAATAATAATTAAAGGTGTTAATGGTTTTTGGCAGAGTTTAGCGCTAGGCTGGTTGAATCACTACTCGTTCATCTGCCAGCCAGCCGACGACGGGCCGCACAGTGTCGAGTACGCCTGGAGGGTGTGCTACATGTACTTTGTCATTAAGTTCGCGGATCTATTAGACACGGTAAGTATAATTAATAAGACATTATGTTGAAAAGTCGAATATCGGAAGATTGAAGACAGACTTTATGGTCACgcacaattaataaaattacaatagtAGAAATTATAATTGAGAATTATCATAGGAACGTTCTTCTTTATAAAGTAATTGCTTTTATATTTCAGATATTTTTCGTTCTGAGAAAGAAACAGAATCAAGTGACCTTCCTTCATGTGTACCACCACTTTGGAATGGTTGCGGTTTCATGGGGTATTGTCAAATGGGTACCAGGTTagtaaaaaattgttacaacaGACCCAGTTGGACctgccctcctagacaagttgcactttttgatcgaatcgaaaatcgaatccgtcataaCTCCATACacaaaaaggcctttcgacctaagatgtttttatagtatAGATACGTTATACCCGCTCCAGAATGGCAATGCAAAAGAGATCCAATTGTACCTCTTGCATTCAGTCGGACATGATCGGTTGCCGCGAACAGCCACGAATGCACTTCCCGATTGCCTTCCTGATTGATTGATACTATGCCTTCGTGTGTTTTTAGTTGATGTACAAATTACACTGCCACTATTATGAATCAGAAAAATGTGTCATTTCATTCGTAAATACagtttatttagtaaaaaattaaattttaatttttattcaatttgacaAGGGTTGACGGTTGAATTTGACATGTGAGCTAAAATCTAGAGACCACTGCCAGGGGAAGTTGGGGCGAATATCTATCACTTAAGAACTCTGCATTTTAAACTCACGGAATTGTTTTTCTCTagaaaagaatattattataattatgtattcctGTGTTGACACGTATTCATCCGAAATCGATAAAATCAATGCTATGGCTATTATTACTGtatgattataatgatttatgATCAAACGAAAAAGACTTACTCGAGCAACAAAATTATAGCAGAAacgaataatttttttttttttttttttaatttatttaggaaaacaaacaactgaacaatacatattttttcttaagatAGTTCAATAAATATACAGACTAATTGGACAGTCAACACCGTTATCctagtttaataaaatgaacatgCAATGTACGTACCCTACAGatacttaataaattaccactactaataacataaatgcgaaagtgtcaACAAAACGCAAAGGCCACATGGAACTTCATGATACCTTACAGAACCAACTGTAAACGATCTGCGGCAAACAAGAGAGTACCAACACTGAATCGGACAACAACAATGAAACCCCACGCATTCAAGTGTCTAATCTGTTTCTCTAGTTttcaaattctaataataattattatttattattattattatttattattattatttatccttgaacatttttacaatacgcttctagtcccaaacaaaTTTGATGTACCTGTATAAATTTACAGTCTGCCAAATCAAAACTGTGGTTAATCTGAAAACCATGGGCGGACTATGTTTTCCTATCGAGGATTATATTATTTCAAAGCCTACAGTCAGAAATGCTACTTCCCGATCCCAAAAAGATTgcaatttgtataaataatcgaattttaaagtctttttagggttccgtagccaaatggcaaaaacggaacccttataggttcgtcatgtctgtctgtctgtctgtagctAGCTAGAGAATATTCCACTTTTAATCTCATACAACCTCATAaattttgcacataaaaataatcCGGATTTGAAAACTCATTATAAAAGACAAAAAAGGCATAAGACTCAAGTTGATTTGagggaaaataataagttacgttttgtcttgcttttgtttaaatattagtttgataGTTTATTCGATAATACAATAATTTAGGTTCTCTATATCTGTGAGGTTCACTCTACCCCATTCTCCTTTTCTGTGCAAAATGTCATAGTGAATAGCTGTCATAAAATAGGACTACTTGcgccattttaaaatacaataatgtagGCGCATAACGTGTCTATTTATATGATATGTCATTGCtttcgaccatttttcgactggtttgcgattataatgtgaattttgtctagacccactgttacTTGCTAGCAGCTAAGACAGTGGCGAGCGCTGAAGCGGTAGGTATCGTAATTCCACTCACTACAGTGGCGCCACTATGAGGTCCTATCAATCATTCaccagtggcaccaactggtgagcgcaaaTACGGTGCCTCTCATAAAAACACTGTGTATAGTCCCAAtccactgaactgtcccacccatGAAATTGATAGgtggcgccaccgtcaataccggttCGCTGATTCCGATTTTTACCATggtggaaaccatatagttgaacgatattggcgcccccctgtcaatgagtttggtgggacagttcagtgtaggtcaACTATACGAGTGAGTAGCTAACATAATACTTTTTTTGCAGGCGGCCACATAACTTTTCTGATATCGGCAAACTGTTTCGTTCAC
This genomic window from Ostrinia nubilalis chromosome 18, ilOstNubi1.1, whole genome shotgun sequence contains:
- the LOC135080667 gene encoding very long chain fatty acid elongase 4-like encodes the protein MSVILKGAVKLYYYLNEEIADPRTQNWYLMRTPWPGLALMILYLLTVFKWLPKYMSSRPAYDLRPVIAVYNIIQIIGCSYVVYQSLALGWLNHYSFICQPADDGPHSVEYAWRVCYMYFVIKFADLLDTIFFVLRKKQNQVTFLHVYHHFGMVAVSWGIVKWVPGGHITFLISANCFVHIIMYIYYLLTTWDESYKKSLWWKKHVTQIQIIQFTIILIHFLLLVATKDCRFPREPAYIMIPQNLFMVILFCDFYYKAYIRKPKSV